The genome window CCTGGTCTTCCTTGGCCGGGTTGGTGTCGTCGAAACGCAGGTGCGTGACGCCGCCGAATTCCTGGGCCAGGCCGAAGTTCACACAGATCGACTTGGCGTGACCGATGTGCAGGTAGCCGTTGGGCTCTGGCGGGAAGCGGGTGACGATCTGCGTGTGCTTGCCCGAATCCAGGTCCGCCTGGATGATCGGGCGCAGGAAATTGACCGGGACGGCAGGTCCGGCCTTGGAATTCGAGGTAGGGTCGACAGTGGGCTTGCTCATAGGATCCTTGAACAGACAAGTACGTGGCCGGGCTAGGCCGATAAAACAAAGGGCTTATCATAGCTGATGCTGTCAAGTCGCTGACAGGGTTGCGGTGCATTTAACGCACCAGTGGTAAAAAACCACCTCGAAATTCCTGCAGGGCACGCTAAACTGCGCGCCTTGGCCGCAGTTTCGCCATACCGGTCGTGGTGCCCATGCACCCAAACCCACGAATTCCCTGAAAAGAGTAGTGAACATGACTCAAGTCAAACTGACCACCAACCACGGTGACATCGTCATCGAGCTGAACGCCGAGAAAGCGCCGATCACCGTCGCCAACTTCATCGAGTACGTGAACGCCGGCCACTACGAAAACACCGTTTTCCACCGTGTCATCGGCAACTTCATGATCCAGGGCGGCGGTTTCGAGCCTGGCATGAAAGAAAAGAAAGACAAGCGCCCAAGCATCCAGAACGAAGCGGACAACGGCCTTTCCAACGACAAGTACACCGTCGCCATGGCCCGTACCATGGAGCCGCATTCGGCCTCCGCGCAGTTCTTCATCAACGTGGCCGACAACGCCTTCCTGAACCACAGCGGCAAGAACGTGCAGGGCTGGGGCTACGCGGTATTCGGTAAAGTCACCGAAGGCCAGGACGTCGTCGACAAGATCAAAGGTGTGCAGACCACCGGTAAAGCCGGTCACCAGGACGTTCCGGTAGAAGACGTGATCGTCGAGAAAGCCGAGATCGTTGGGTGATATTGCTGATTTCAGATTTGCATCTGGAAGAGGAGCGCCCGGACATTACCCGGGCGTTTCTGGATCTGCTCCACGGCCGCGCCCGTGGCGCCCAGGCGTTGTACATTCTGGGGGACTTCTTCGAAGCCTGGATTGGCGACGATGGGATGACACCGTTCCAGCGCTCCATTTGCTCAGCCCTGCGCGAACTGAGCGACAGCGGCACCCCGATTTTCATCATGCACGGCAATCGCGATTTCCTGATCGGCAAGGCGTTCTGCAAAGCGGCAGGTGCCAGCTTGCTCAAGGACCCGAGTGTCGTGCAGCTGCATGGCGAGCCCGTGCTGTTGATGCACGGCGACAGCCTCTGTACCCGCGACGTCGGCTATATGAAGCTGCGACGCATCCTGCGTAACCCGATCGTGCTGTTTATCCTGCGCCACCTGCCCTTGGGCACACGCCACAAGCTGGCGCGCAAGCTGCGCAGTGAAAGCCGTGCGCAGACGCGCATGAAGGCCAACGACATCGTCGATGTAACGCCCGAGGAAGTGCCACGGGTGATGCAGCAGTTCGGCGTGCGCACCCTGGTCCACGGCCACACCCACCGCCCCGCCATTCACAAGTTGCAGATTGGCGACCAGGCGGCCAAGCGCATTGTGCTGGGGGATTGGGACAAGCAGGGCTGGGCGTTGCAGGTGGATGAGCAAGGGTTTCAGTTGGCGGCGTTTGATTTTGTGAACCCGCAACTGGCACTGCCCGGCACATAACCCCTGCGCACATAGTTCAAATGTGGGAGCGGGCTTGCTCGCGAAGGCGGTGGCTCAGTCGATACATAAATTGACTGACGCACCGCCTTCGCGAGCAAGCCCGCTCCCACATTTTTGACCGCGTACATCCCGAAATCAGTGGCCGGAAGCCGCCGGCCCCGCCTTCGCCGTAAACGGCGGCTTGGCCAACCACACCAATAGCATCAACCCCATGAACATCCACCCCAGCAACGTGAAGTAATCCACGGTGGACATCATGTACGCCTGGCTGGTGAGGATCTGGTCCAGCTGCGTGTAGGCCTTCTGCCCTGCCCCGCCCAGCGCCTGCAAGGCATCGCGGGTCGCCGAGTCGTAGGTGGTCATGTTCTCGCTCATGTACGCATGGTGCTGGTCCGCCCGGCGAATCCAGATCCAGGTGGTCAGCGACGCCGCGAAGCTGCCGCCCAGGGTACGCAGGAACGTGGCCAGGCCCGCGCCATCGGCAATCTGGTGCGGCGGCAGGTCGGACATCAAGATGCTTAAGGTCGGCATGAAGAACAGCGCCACGCCAATCCCCATGAACAGCTGCACCAGGGCGATGTGCTGGAAGTCCACCTCATTGGTGAAGCCTGCGCGCATGAAGCAGCTCAAGCCAATCGCCAGGAAGGCCAGGCCCGCCAGCAGGCGCAGGTCGAATTTGTGCGCGTACTTGCCCACGAACGGCGACATCAGCACCGGCAAAATACCAATCGGCGCCACCGCCAGGCCCGCCCAGGTCGCGGTGTAGCCCATCTGGGTCTGCAACCACTGCGGCAGGATCAGGTTGATGCCGAAGAAACCCGCGTACCCCAGGATCAATACGATGGTGCCGATGCGGAAGTTGCGGTAGGCGAACAGCTTCAGGTTGACCACCGGGTGTTTGTCGGTGAGTTCCCAGATGATGAACACCGCCAGGGCAATCACCGAAATCGCCGCGCCCACGATAATGAAGTTGGATTCGAACCAGTCCAGGTCATTGCCCTTGTCGAGAATGATCTGCAATGCGCCAACCCCGACGATCAAGCTCAGCAACCCGACGTAGTCCATCGGCTGATAACTGGTCTGCACCGGGCGTTTCTTCAACTGCGAACGCACCACCATCACCGCAAAGATGCCGATGGGCACGTTGATGAAGAAAATCCACGGCCAGCTGTAGCTGTCAGTAATCCAGCCGCCGAGGATCGGCCCGGCAATCGGCGCCACCACCGTAACCATCGCCAGCAACGCCAGGGCCATGCCTCGCCTCGCCGGCGGGTAGACGGCGATCAGCAGCGTCTGGGTCATCGGGTACAACGGCCCGGCCACCAGGCCTTGTATGACGCGGAAGGCGATCAGCTCGGGCATCGACGAGGAAATACCACAGAGGAACGAGGCCAGCACAAACAGCATCGTCGCCCACAAGAACAGCTTCACCTCGCCAAACCGCCGGCTCAGCCAGCCGGTCAGCGGCAAGGCAATCGCGTTGCTCACCGCAAACGAGGTGATGACCCAGGTGCCCTGCTCCGAACTCACGCCCAGGTTGCCGGAAATGGTCGGCAACGCCACGTTGGCGATGGTGGTGTCGAGCACCTGCATAAAGGTCGCCAGCGACAGGCCAATAGTGGCCATCAACAGGCTGGGTGGCGTGAAGGAGGCGTTATTGCTCATCAGCGTTGCACAGCCTTGGGCGCGGCGAGGCTGTTGTCATGGATCAACTGGGTGATCATGGCGTCAGCTTCAGCGAGTTGGCGGTCATACACGTTGGTGCTGAACGAGGCCTTCTGCGGTGCCTGCTGCGCCAGGACCGGGCCGCTCTGGTCGTGCAGGTCGACCTTGACCAGGGTGCTCAGGCCCACACGCAGCGGGTGCTTGGCCAGTTCTTCGGCATTGATGTGGATACGCACCGGCACCCGTTGCACGATCTTGATCCAGTTACCCGTGGCGTTCTGCGCTGGCAGCAGGGCAAATGCGCTACCGGTGCCGGCGCCGAGGCTGTCGATGGTGCCGCTGAATTTAACGTCACTGCCGTAGATGTCCGACTCGATGTCCACCGGCTGGCCAATGCGCATGTCACGCAGTTGGGTTTCCTTGAAGTTGGCGTCGATCCACAGCTGGTTCAGCGGGATCACCGCCATCAAGGCGGTACCCGGTTGTACGCGCTGGCCCAATTGCACGGTGCGCTTGGCCACATAGCCGGTGACCGGTGCGATCAAGGTGCTACGCGCATTGGCCAGGTAGGCCTGGCGCAATTGCGCGGCGGCGGCCTGCACATCCGGGTGGGAGCTGATCACTGTGTCATCCACCAGCGCGTTGGTGGTTTTGAGTTGTTGCTCAAGGTTGGTCAGGGCGTTTTTCGCGGCGGTCAGGCTGTCACGGGCGTGGGACAGTTCTTCCTGGGAAATCGCCCCGCCCTGGGCCAGAGTCTTACGCCGGTTGAAGTTGTCCTGGGCAGTCTGCACGTCGGCTTTCTGCGCATTGACCTGGGCCTTCATGCCGTCGACGTTGCTGTATAAGCCACGCACCTGGCGCACGGTGCGGGCCAGGTTGGCCTGGGCGCTTTGCAGGCCGACGGCGGCGTCGTTCGGGTCGAAGTTGATCAGCACCTGACCTTCGTGGACCAGGTCGCCATCGTCGGCGCCGATGCTGACCACGGTGCCGGTGACCAGCGGAGTGATTTCCACCACGTTGCCGTTCACGTAGGCGTCGTCGGTGCTTTCGCTGAAGCGGCCGTAGAGCTCGTACCAGCCCCACACGCCGACCACGGCGAGGATGACGATCAGCGCCAGGCCGATCAGCATCACTTTGCGTTTGCGTGGGTTGTTGTCTTTGGGTTGTTCGGTTGCGTTGGTGTTTTCGGCAGTGGCCATAACAAATACCTCAAATTATTCCGTGCGTGTGGCGGGGGTGGTCGCTGCCACGTTGTCGGCGCTGTAGCCGCCGCCCAGGGCCTGCATCAGTTGAATCGACAGATCGATCTGCGCAGCATTCAGGGTTGCCAGCTGACGCTGGGCCTGCAGCAATTGCTGCTCGATGCTGAGCACATCCAGGTAGTTACCGATCCCGGAGCTGTAGCGCTGTAACCCGGTGTCGTAGGACTGCTGCGCAATGTCCGCGGCATGTTGCTGGGCCTGGATCTGCCGGCCGGTGTCGCGCAGTTGCGAAAGGGTGTTGCCGATATCGCCCAGGGCTTGCACCAGGGTTTTGTTGTATTGCGCCACGGCCAGGTCGTAGTCGGCGTCGCGGGCGTCGAGGTCGGCACGCAGGCGGCCGCCGTCGAAGATCGGCAGCGATATCGTCGGCGCAATGTTGAAGAAGCGGCTGGCCGAGCCAAACATCGCATCCCCCAGCAACGACTCGGCGCCAGCGCTCGCGCTCAGGTTGAGGTTGGGGTAGAAGCGCGTCTTGCTGGCGTCGATGTTGCGGCCCGCCGATTCGACCCGCCAGCGTGCGGCGATCAGGTCCGGGCGCCGGCCCAGCAGCTCGGCCGGCAGCACCGAGGGCACGGCGACAGCGCTGGGTTTCAGTACGTTGGGCCGGGCCAGTTCACTGCCACGGTCCGGGCCTTTGCCGAGCAATACGGCCAGGGCGATCTTGGCACTTTGCAGTTGTTTTTCCGCGTCGATCAGTTGCGACTGGGAGCTGGCTTCCAGGCTTTCGGTCTGCTGGTACTGGTACTGGCTGTCGATACCCGAATTCAGCCGGCGTTTGCTCAGGTCGAGCATCTGCCGGGTACGCTTGAGGTCATCGTTGGCCAGGTCACGCACGATATGGGCCTGGCCCAGGTCGCTGTAGGCCTTGGCCACGTTGGCGGCCAGGGTCAGGCGCGCGGCCTGCTGGTCGACCTGGGCGGCACGCGCTTCACCCAATGCGGCTTCCCAGGCCGCACGCTGGCCGCCCCAGAGGTCGAAGGTGTAGTTGAAGCTGGCGCCGATATTGCGCACGGTCGAGTAGGCATCACCCTGCCCGCGTGGGTCCTGGTCTTTCGCCAGGCGTGAGCGGGTCACACCGGCGCTGGCATCCAGGGTCGGCATGCGCGCTGCGTCGGCGGCGTAGGCGGCGGCTTCGGCCTGGTGGGCACGGGCGCTGGCCACTTGCATGTCGGGGCTGTTGTGCAGGGCTTCCTGGATCAGGCCATCGAGTTGCGGGTCGCCGAGGCTTTTCCACCAGTCGGCGGTCGGCCAGGCAGCGCTCGACAGGGTCACGCCGCTCAAGGTTTTACCGGTTTGCAATGTGCCGGCGTCGAGGCGTTTGCCTTGGGTGTCGAGGCCGCTGTAGTTGGCGCAACCGGCCATGCTCATGGCCACCAGCACCAGGCTAAGTGCGCGTCTGTTCATTCTTTACCTACCCGCTGGATGACGATGGCGTCACCGGCAGCTACCAGAATTTTCTTGAGGATCCGCTCCAGCGTCTGCAACTCGCCGGGCTCCAGGGCGCCGGCCAGTTCGTTCATCGACTGGGCGCCGATGTGCGGCAGCATGTCCGCCAGGCGCTGGCCGTCTTCGGTGAGCACCAGGCGCACCTGGCGCCGGTCCTGCTCGGAACGCTGGCGTGCCAGCAATCCCTTTTGCTCCAGGCGGTCGAGCATGCGGGTCATGGAACCGCTGTCCAGGGACAGGTTGCGGCACAGCTCCGCCGGAGTATCCACGTCGAACTGGGCGATGATGATCAACACCTTGAACTGCGCAGCGGTCACGCCGTGCGGCTCCATATGGGTGTCGATAATGCGGTCCTTGAGCAGCGCCGCCCGGCCCAGGAGCAGGCCGAGGTGGCAGTTGCGAAAGCTGTCAGGGGTGAAGTGGGGCATCGGAAGTCACCTTATTACTGCCTAGGCAGTGAATGTATGACAAGATGTTACTGCTTAGGCAGCGAATGTCAAATGGAATTATTAGCTTGCTTGGTAATGTAACAGGGGGCTTGCCCCGACAGCGGTGGGTCAGTCAACTTGAAGCCGACTGAAACACCGCTATCGGGGGCAAGCCCCCTCCCACATTTTTGTCACTGTGTGGCTTAGAAATCGCGCTTGTAGAAGATGTCCAATGAGCTGGCCACGCCGCTCGCCACTTCCAGGTACACCTTCTTGCTCAACAGGTAGCGCAAGGCAATGGTGCTGGCCGGTTCGAACACCCCTACCCCATAACGCAGGCTGAGTTTCTCGGTGATCTTGCCGCTGGCCACCACGGCGGTGGTGTTGCCGCTGCCCTGGGTGTCGAGTTCGAAGTCCTGGATGCCCAGGTTCTTCGCCAGGTCCGAGGTGACCCCCGCACTGCCCATCAAGCCGAGGCCCAGAGCGGCCTGGGCCAGCATGTTGTTGTCTTCACCGGTGGTGCTCAGCGGACGCCCCAGCACCAGATAGGACAGCGCTTGTTCCTGGCTCATGGCCGGTTCGGAGAAGATTTGCGTGGTGGGCTGTTCCGCGCTGCCGCTGAGGCGGATACCCGCGACCACATCGCCGGTCTTGCGGATGGCTTCAATATCCAGGAATGGCTGGTCCAGCGGCCCGGCAAACAACAGCCGCGCACGCCGCACATCGAGCTTCTGGCCGTAGGCGCGGTAGCGGCCATCGTTGAGCCATAGCTCGCCTCGGGTGTCGAGGTTGTCGCCGATGTGCACCTGGCCCTGGACCTTGGCGGTGAGGCCGAAGCCGGAGAAGTTGAGCTTGTCTTCGCCCACAACCACGTTGATATCCATCGCCATGGCCATCGGCGGTTTACCCTCTTCGGTCTGGCTGCCGATGATCACCGTGTCATCCGAGACCTTGACCGTCGACGGCGGCAGCTCGCGCACGGTGATATCGCCGCGTGGGATATGCACGTTGCCGGCGATGGCCAACTTGTCGTTCTTCAGGCTGATTTTCAGGTCCGGCGCTACTTCCAGCACCGCGTAAGGCTCGACCGTGACCGGCAACTGCGAGCCTTGCAAACTGAGGTCCACCACCAGCGCCTTACCCCAGTCGACCTGCCCCTTGAGGCTGCCCTGCCCGGCCTTGCCACTGCGCCAGGCGCCGTTGAGCTGCACACTTTCGCCGGCAATCAGCGCCTGCAC of Pseudomonas azotoformans contains these proteins:
- a CDS encoding peptidylprolyl isomerase, which codes for MTQVKLTTNHGDIVIELNAEKAPITVANFIEYVNAGHYENTVFHRVIGNFMIQGGGFEPGMKEKKDKRPSIQNEADNGLSNDKYTVAMARTMEPHSASAQFFINVADNAFLNHSGKNVQGWGYAVFGKVTEGQDVVDKIKGVQTTGKAGHQDVPVEDVIVEKAEIVG
- a CDS encoding DHA2 family efflux MFS transporter permease subunit, producing the protein MSNNASFTPPSLLMATIGLSLATFMQVLDTTIANVALPTISGNLGVSSEQGTWVITSFAVSNAIALPLTGWLSRRFGEVKLFLWATMLFVLASFLCGISSSMPELIAFRVIQGLVAGPLYPMTQTLLIAVYPPARRGMALALLAMVTVVAPIAGPILGGWITDSYSWPWIFFINVPIGIFAVMVVRSQLKKRPVQTSYQPMDYVGLLSLIVGVGALQIILDKGNDLDWFESNFIIVGAAISVIALAVFIIWELTDKHPVVNLKLFAYRNFRIGTIVLILGYAGFFGINLILPQWLQTQMGYTATWAGLAVAPIGILPVLMSPFVGKYAHKFDLRLLAGLAFLAIGLSCFMRAGFTNEVDFQHIALVQLFMGIGVALFFMPTLSILMSDLPPHQIADGAGLATFLRTLGGSFAASLTTWIWIRRADQHHAYMSENMTTYDSATRDALQALGGAGQKAYTQLDQILTSQAYMMSTVDYFTLLGWMFMGLMLLVWLAKPPFTAKAGPAASGH
- a CDS encoding MarR family winged helix-turn-helix transcriptional regulator: MPHFTPDSFRNCHLGLLLGRAALLKDRIIDTHMEPHGVTAAQFKVLIIIAQFDVDTPAELCRNLSLDSGSMTRMLDRLEQKGLLARQRSEQDRRQVRLVLTEDGQRLADMLPHIGAQSMNELAGALEPGELQTLERILKKILVAAGDAIVIQRVGKE
- a CDS encoding HlyD family secretion protein codes for the protein MATAENTNATEQPKDNNPRKRKVMLIGLALIVILAVVGVWGWYELYGRFSESTDDAYVNGNVVEITPLVTGTVVSIGADDGDLVHEGQVLINFDPNDAAVGLQSAQANLARTVRQVRGLYSNVDGMKAQVNAQKADVQTAQDNFNRRKTLAQGGAISQEELSHARDSLTAAKNALTNLEQQLKTTNALVDDTVISSHPDVQAAAAQLRQAYLANARSTLIAPVTGYVAKRTVQLGQRVQPGTALMAVIPLNQLWIDANFKETQLRDMRIGQPVDIESDIYGSDVKFSGTIDSLGAGTGSAFALLPAQNATGNWIKIVQRVPVRIHINAEELAKHPLRVGLSTLVKVDLHDQSGPVLAQQAPQKASFSTNVYDRQLAEADAMITQLIHDNSLAAPKAVQR
- the lpxH gene encoding UDP-2,3-diacylglucosamine diphosphatase, coding for MILLISDLHLEEERPDITRAFLDLLHGRARGAQALYILGDFFEAWIGDDGMTPFQRSICSALRELSDSGTPIFIMHGNRDFLIGKAFCKAAGASLLKDPSVVQLHGEPVLLMHGDSLCTRDVGYMKLRRILRNPIVLFILRHLPLGTRHKLARKLRSESRAQTRMKANDIVDVTPEEVPRVMQQFGVRTLVHGHTHRPAIHKLQIGDQAAKRIVLGDWDKQGWALQVDEQGFQLAAFDFVNPQLALPGT
- a CDS encoding efflux transporter outer membrane subunit; amino-acid sequence: MNRRALSLVLVAMSMAGCANYSGLDTQGKRLDAGTLQTGKTLSGVTLSSAAWPTADWWKSLGDPQLDGLIQEALHNSPDMQVASARAHQAEAAAYAADAARMPTLDASAGVTRSRLAKDQDPRGQGDAYSTVRNIGASFNYTFDLWGGQRAAWEAALGEARAAQVDQQAARLTLAANVAKAYSDLGQAHIVRDLANDDLKRTRQMLDLSKRRLNSGIDSQYQYQQTESLEASSQSQLIDAEKQLQSAKIALAVLLGKGPDRGSELARPNVLKPSAVAVPSVLPAELLGRRPDLIAARWRVESAGRNIDASKTRFYPNLNLSASAGAESLLGDAMFGSASRFFNIAPTISLPIFDGGRLRADLDARDADYDLAVAQYNKTLVQALGDIGNTLSQLRDTGRQIQAQQHAADIAQQSYDTGLQRYSSGIGNYLDVLSIEQQLLQAQRQLATLNAAQIDLSIQLMQALGGGYSADNVAATTPATRTE